The following proteins are encoded in a genomic region of Burkholderia pyrrocinia:
- a CDS encoding SDR family NAD(P)-dependent oxidoreductase — MTNALDRFRLDGRRALITGSGRGIGLTLARGLAEAGAAIVINDRNEEKAATLARHFREEGFAADHAVFDVAEHAQVRAAIDDFEARVGAIDILVNNAGIQRRAPLDAFEPDDWHALMRVNLDGVFNVAQAVARHMIARGHGKIINICSVQSELARPSIAPYAATKGAVRMLTKGMCADWARHGIQANGLAPGYFETELNRALVDDAAFSDWLCKRTPAGRWGRVDELCGAAIFLASAASDFVNGQTLFVDGGLTSAV; from the coding sequence ATGACGAACGCGCTTGACCGGTTCCGCCTCGACGGCCGCCGCGCATTGATCACGGGTTCCGGACGCGGGATCGGGCTGACGCTCGCCCGCGGGCTCGCGGAAGCCGGCGCGGCGATCGTCATCAACGATCGCAATGAGGAGAAGGCCGCGACGCTCGCGCGCCATTTCCGCGAGGAAGGCTTCGCGGCCGACCACGCGGTGTTCGACGTCGCCGAGCACGCGCAGGTACGCGCGGCGATCGACGATTTCGAGGCGCGCGTCGGCGCGATCGACATCCTCGTCAATAACGCGGGCATCCAGCGCCGCGCGCCGCTCGACGCATTCGAACCCGACGACTGGCATGCGCTGATGCGCGTGAATCTCGACGGCGTGTTCAACGTCGCGCAGGCCGTCGCGCGTCACATGATCGCGCGCGGCCACGGGAAGATCATCAACATCTGCTCGGTGCAGAGCGAGCTCGCGCGTCCGTCGATCGCGCCGTATGCGGCGACGAAGGGCGCGGTGCGGATGCTGACGAAAGGGATGTGCGCCGACTGGGCGCGCCACGGCATCCAGGCGAACGGCCTCGCGCCCGGCTATTTCGAGACCGAACTCAATCGCGCGCTGGTCGACGACGCGGCGTTCTCGGACTGGCTGTGCAAGCGCACGCCGGCCGGCCGCTGGGGGCGCGTCGACGAGCTGTGCGGCGCGGCGATCTTCCTCGCGTCGGCCGCGTCCGATTTCGTGAACGGCCAGACGCTGTTCGTCGACGGCGGGCTGACCAGCGCCGTCTGA
- a CDS encoding 16S rRNA (uracil(1498)-N(3))-methyltransferase, which translates to MNEATTTAAVPRFFVDAALRADATLALPADVARHVQVLRLQPGDVLALFDGTGGQYRARLVEIDKRSAIVQIDAFEPAEAEPPYRVTLAQGIAGGDKMDWVIEKAVELGVAAVVPLSTARGVVKLAGERADKRVAHWRGVVRASCEQCGRNRVPDVAPVLGFNAWLDALPVTPADGELRLLLSPRASIPFASLPDTPPAAPVTLLIGPEGGLSPDEENAARAHGFTALSLGPRVLRTETAGAAVLAALAARWGGW; encoded by the coding sequence ATGAACGAAGCCACCACCACCGCGGCCGTGCCGCGCTTTTTCGTCGACGCGGCACTGCGCGCCGACGCCACGCTCGCGCTGCCGGCCGACGTCGCGCGCCACGTGCAGGTGCTGCGCCTGCAGCCCGGCGACGTGCTCGCGCTGTTCGACGGCACGGGCGGCCAGTACCGCGCACGGCTCGTCGAGATCGACAAGCGCAGCGCGATCGTGCAGATCGACGCATTCGAACCGGCCGAGGCCGAGCCGCCCTACCGCGTGACGCTCGCGCAAGGGATCGCCGGCGGCGACAAGATGGACTGGGTAATCGAGAAGGCCGTCGAACTCGGCGTCGCGGCGGTCGTGCCGCTGTCGACCGCGCGCGGCGTCGTGAAGCTCGCGGGCGAACGCGCGGACAAGCGCGTCGCGCACTGGCGCGGCGTCGTGCGCGCGTCGTGCGAACAATGCGGGCGCAACCGTGTGCCCGACGTCGCGCCGGTACTCGGCTTCAACGCGTGGCTCGATGCGCTGCCGGTCACGCCGGCCGACGGCGAACTGCGGCTGCTGCTGTCGCCGCGTGCGAGCATCCCGTTTGCGTCGCTGCCCGACACGCCGCCCGCTGCACCCGTCACGCTGCTGATCGGGCCTGAAGGCGGGCTGTCGCCCGACGAGGAAAACGCGGCGCGCGCGCACGGGTTCACCGCGCTGTCGCTTGGGCCCCGCGTGCTGCGCACCGAGACGGCCGGCGCGGCCGTGCTCGCCGCGCTCGCGGCGCGCTGGGGCGGGTGGTGA
- the speE gene encoding polyamine aminopropyltransferase, which translates to MSTTLLFHPTPDATYGFPNARRLARVASPHQQIEVWETPQLGRLFTLDGQPMTSVGDEYVYHECMTHPAALAHPSPRKALVLGGGDGGAARQLLKHACIERIVVAELDDEVIGMARRYLDDVHQGALDDPRVEVVIGDAAHFVESTVEHFDLVVFDLTPPDSPAAGLYTRAFYARLKRILTPCGAISLHLGSPVFHASRIAALLDDLRASFAVVDPLSAHVPLYGSQWLMAIASDTLDAAALFAHDIDERLAARHVQGLRYYDARLHASLFALPHALRDTLGVRR; encoded by the coding sequence GTGAGCACCACGCTACTTTTTCACCCGACTCCCGACGCCACTTACGGCTTCCCGAATGCCCGGCGGCTGGCGCGCGTCGCGTCCCCGCACCAGCAGATCGAAGTCTGGGAAACCCCGCAGCTCGGCCGCCTGTTCACGCTGGACGGCCAACCGATGACGTCGGTCGGCGACGAGTACGTCTATCACGAGTGCATGACGCACCCGGCTGCGCTCGCGCATCCGTCGCCCCGGAAGGCGCTCGTGCTCGGCGGCGGCGACGGCGGCGCGGCGCGCCAGTTGCTCAAGCACGCGTGCATCGAGCGGATCGTCGTCGCGGAACTCGACGACGAGGTGATCGGGATGGCGCGTCGTTATCTCGACGACGTGCACCAGGGCGCGCTCGACGACCCGCGCGTCGAGGTCGTGATCGGCGACGCCGCGCATTTCGTCGAGTCGACCGTCGAGCATTTCGATCTCGTCGTATTCGACCTCACGCCGCCCGATTCGCCGGCGGCCGGCCTCTATACGCGCGCGTTCTACGCGCGGCTCAAGCGGATTCTCACGCCGTGCGGCGCGATCTCGCTGCACCTCGGCTCGCCGGTGTTCCACGCATCGCGCATCGCCGCGCTGCTCGACGACCTGCGCGCGAGCTTCGCGGTCGTCGATCCGCTGTCCGCACACGTGCCGCTGTACGGCTCGCAGTGGCTGATGGCGATCGCGAGCGACACGCTCGATGCGGCCGCGCTGTTCGCGCACGACATCGACGAACGGCTCGCCGCCCGGCACGTCCAGGGCTTGCGCTACTACGACGCGCGGCTGCATGCGTCCCTCTTTGCCCTGCCGCACGCACTGCGCGATACACTGGGCGTTCGCCGCTGA
- a CDS encoding LysR family transcriptional regulator — protein sequence MELKQLRAFVTLAEELHFGRAAQRLFIVQPALSMQIKALEEELGARLFERDRHKVELSDTGRVLLPEARATLQQAARAEQMARLSSRGEIGTLRIAFVSSVLPTLLPAVLRMMRERYPLIALELKDMPTPDQIAALRDRRIDFGMIRLPAAYAGIDTRVVLEEGFVVALPPDHPLAAHDAIPPAALRGQPAFVLARRYAPGFHDDMLLALSRAGTTLEIAQEFGEFTTMLALVAAGMGIGLIPAEAASALPPNVLARPLDLAGHRTGIGLAWTDLDSPLKRAFVDALEQVTADRQ from the coding sequence ATGGAACTCAAGCAATTGCGCGCCTTCGTCACGCTCGCGGAAGAGCTGCATTTCGGGCGCGCCGCGCAGCGCCTGTTCATCGTGCAGCCCGCGCTGAGCATGCAGATCAAGGCGCTCGAGGAGGAACTGGGGGCGCGCCTGTTCGAGCGCGACCGACACAAGGTCGAACTGAGCGACACGGGGCGCGTGCTCCTGCCCGAAGCGCGGGCCACGCTGCAGCAGGCCGCGCGCGCGGAACAGATGGCGCGGCTGTCGAGCCGCGGCGAGATCGGCACGCTGCGGATCGCATTCGTGTCGTCGGTGCTGCCCACGCTGCTGCCGGCCGTGCTGCGCATGATGCGCGAGCGCTATCCGCTGATCGCGCTCGAACTGAAGGACATGCCGACGCCCGACCAGATCGCCGCGCTGCGCGACCGCCGGATCGATTTCGGGATGATCCGGCTGCCGGCCGCGTATGCGGGCATCGACACGCGCGTGGTGCTCGAGGAAGGCTTCGTCGTCGCGCTGCCGCCCGATCATCCGCTCGCCGCCCACGACGCGATCCCGCCGGCCGCACTGCGCGGCCAGCCTGCGTTCGTGCTCGCGCGCCGCTACGCGCCCGGCTTTCACGACGACATGCTGCTCGCGCTGAGCCGCGCGGGCACGACGCTCGAGATCGCGCAGGAGTTCGGGGAATTCACGACGATGCTCGCGCTCGTCGCTGCCGGCATGGGAATCGGGCTGATCCCGGCGGAAGCCGCCAGCGCGCTGCCGCCGAACGTGCTCGCGCGACCGCTCGACCTGGCCGGGCACCGGACCGGCATCGGCCTTGCATGGACCGACCTCGACAGCCCGCTGAAGCGCGCATTCGTCGACGCGCTCGAACAGGTGACGGCGGACCGGCAATAA
- a CDS encoding MFS transporter has protein sequence MDRTSPPLARHDAVSGVPGETVERRGVDTKQLNRAAWTCSLGSALEYYDFALYTLASALVFGPLFFPGQTAEMRLIASFGTYFVGFAVRPLGGVVFGVLGDRIGRKFVLTATVLLMGVASTLIGALPTFATAGYWAPALLVLLRILQGLGAGAEQAGAAVLMTEYAPPGKRGFYASLPFLGIQLGTVLAAAVYFLLLANIDRVTDGWGWRVPFLLSAVIVAVGFYMRVRLHESPTFVRLEKRAQVSANPLKSAVRHSKRTLLIGIGLRMAENGGSSIYQALAVSYLAGVIGMKGPIGALALVCAATVGACTVPLAGRLSDRFGRVRVYRTFAWLQLALAFPVWWIFSQGNVVASVVAISVAQGFANWGMLGAQAALLPELFGARHRYMGVSFSREVSAVLAGGIAPLVGATIIATVIAMHGGDHAAGVRAWVPIAAYLALLTLITLFTTSRMPETLNRDLDDPLDAAQAAPAPDADPLARHA, from the coding sequence ATGGATCGCACTTCCCCGCCGCTCGCGCGGCACGATGCAGTGTCCGGCGTGCCGGGCGAGACCGTCGAGCGCCGCGGCGTCGACACGAAGCAGCTCAACCGCGCGGCGTGGACCTGCTCGCTCGGCAGCGCGCTCGAATACTACGATTTCGCGTTGTACACGCTCGCATCGGCGCTGGTCTTCGGGCCGCTGTTCTTTCCCGGGCAAACCGCGGAGATGCGGCTGATCGCGAGCTTCGGCACGTACTTCGTCGGCTTCGCCGTGCGCCCGCTCGGCGGCGTCGTGTTCGGCGTGCTCGGCGACCGGATCGGCCGCAAGTTCGTGCTGACCGCGACGGTGCTGCTGATGGGCGTCGCCAGCACGCTGATCGGCGCGCTGCCGACCTTCGCGACGGCCGGCTACTGGGCGCCCGCGCTGCTCGTGCTGCTGCGCATCCTGCAGGGCCTCGGTGCCGGCGCGGAGCAGGCCGGCGCCGCGGTGCTGATGACCGAATACGCGCCGCCGGGCAAGCGCGGCTTCTATGCATCGCTGCCGTTTCTCGGCATCCAGCTCGGCACGGTGCTCGCGGCTGCCGTCTATTTCCTGCTGCTTGCGAACATCGACCGCGTCACTGACGGCTGGGGCTGGCGCGTGCCGTTCCTGCTCAGCGCGGTGATCGTCGCGGTCGGGTTCTACATGCGCGTGCGGCTGCACGAGTCGCCGACCTTCGTGCGGCTCGAGAAGCGCGCGCAGGTCTCGGCGAATCCGCTGAAGAGCGCGGTCCGGCATTCGAAGCGCACGCTGCTGATCGGCATCGGCCTGCGGATGGCAGAGAACGGCGGCTCGTCGATCTACCAGGCGCTCGCCGTCAGCTATCTCGCGGGCGTGATCGGGATGAAGGGGCCGATCGGCGCGCTCGCGCTGGTGTGCGCGGCGACCGTCGGCGCGTGCACGGTGCCGCTGGCGGGCCGGCTGAGCGACCGCTTCGGCCGCGTACGCGTGTATCGCACGTTCGCGTGGCTGCAACTCGCGCTCGCGTTCCCGGTGTGGTGGATCTTCAGCCAGGGGAACGTGGTCGCGAGCGTCGTTGCGATCTCGGTCGCGCAAGGCTTCGCGAACTGGGGGATGCTCGGCGCGCAGGCCGCGCTGCTGCCCGAGTTGTTCGGCGCGCGCCATCGCTACATGGGCGTGTCGTTCTCGCGCGAAGTGTCGGCCGTGCTCGCGGGCGGGATCGCGCCGCTGGTCGGCGCAACGATCATCGCGACCGTGATCGCGATGCACGGTGGCGACCACGCGGCCGGCGTGCGCGCATGGGTGCCGATCGCCGCGTATCTGGCGCTGCTGACGCTGATCACGCTGTTCACGACGTCGCGGATGCCGGAAACGCTGAACCGCGATCTCGACGACCCGCTCGATGCGGCGCAGGCGGCGCCGGCACCGGACGCCGATCCGCTCGCGCGGCACGCATGA
- the tkt gene encoding transketolase, whose amino-acid sequence MPPCPRFLDSFSGLDMTTSSPASTTLMANAIRALAMDAVQQANSGHPGMPMGMAEIGVALWSRHLKHNPTNPHWADRDRFVLSNGHGSMLLYSLLHLTGYDLPMEELKHFRQLHSKTPGHPEYGITPGVETTTGPLGQGLANAVGMALGEALMADEFNRDGAKIVDHHTYVFLGDGCLMEGISHEACSLAGTLKLNKLIALYDDNGISIDGDVVNWFHDDTPKRFEAYGWNVIPNVNGHDVDAVDAAIAKAKLSDKPTMICCKTVIGKGAATKAGGHDVHGAALGAEEIAKTREALGWKWEPFVIPQEVYAAWDAKEAGKRAESDWDATFAQYRAKFPAEAAEFERRMANQLPADWAQKAAAIIAGANERAETVATRKASQQAIEGLAAALPELLGGSADLTGSNLTNWKASKAVRANPEGAGVLLGNHINYGVREFGMSAAINGLALHGGHKPFGGTFLTFSDYSRNALRVAALMKLPSIFVFTHDSIGLGEDGPTHQSVEHVSSLRLIPNHDVWRPADTVETAVAWTHAVAADRPSSLIFSRQNLAFNPRTDSQIANIEKGGYVLKDWDEEIVARKIILIATGSEVELAMKAVEPLAQQGIAARVVSMPSTNVFDRQDAEYRERVLPHGVRRVAIEAGVTAFWHKYVGLEGGVVGIDTFGESAPAGVLFKYFGFTVEHVVETAKAVLA is encoded by the coding sequence ATGCCGCCGTGCCCCCGTTTCCTCGACTCGTTCTCCGGACTCGACATGACGACTTCGTCTCCCGCCTCTACCACCCTGATGGCCAACGCGATCCGTGCGCTCGCGATGGACGCCGTCCAGCAAGCGAATTCCGGCCACCCCGGCATGCCGATGGGCATGGCCGAAATCGGCGTCGCGCTCTGGTCGCGCCATCTGAAGCACAACCCGACGAACCCGCACTGGGCAGACCGCGACCGCTTCGTGCTGTCGAACGGCCATGGCTCGATGCTGCTGTATTCGCTGCTGCACCTGACCGGCTACGACCTGCCGATGGAAGAGCTGAAGCACTTCCGCCAGCTGCACTCGAAGACGCCGGGCCACCCGGAATACGGGATCACGCCGGGTGTCGAGACGACCACGGGCCCGCTTGGCCAGGGTCTCGCGAACGCGGTCGGCATGGCGCTCGGCGAAGCGCTGATGGCCGACGAGTTCAACCGTGACGGCGCGAAGATCGTCGATCACCACACGTACGTGTTCCTCGGCGACGGCTGCCTGATGGAAGGCATCTCGCACGAAGCCTGCTCGCTCGCCGGCACGCTGAAGCTGAACAAGCTGATCGCGCTGTACGACGACAACGGCATTTCGATCGACGGCGACGTCGTGAACTGGTTCCACGACGACACCCCGAAGCGCTTCGAGGCGTACGGCTGGAACGTGATCCCGAACGTGAACGGCCATGACGTCGACGCGGTCGACGCGGCGATCGCGAAGGCGAAGCTGTCGGACAAGCCGACGATGATTTGCTGCAAGACGGTGATCGGCAAGGGCGCGGCGACCAAGGCCGGCGGCCACGACGTGCACGGCGCGGCGCTCGGCGCGGAAGAAATCGCGAAGACGCGCGAAGCGCTCGGCTGGAAGTGGGAGCCGTTCGTGATTCCGCAGGAAGTCTATGCGGCATGGGATGCGAAGGAAGCCGGCAAGCGCGCCGAGTCCGATTGGGACGCGACGTTCGCGCAATATCGTGCGAAGTTCCCGGCGGAAGCGGCCGAATTCGAGCGCCGCATGGCCAACCAACTGCCGGCCGACTGGGCCCAGAAGGCTGCGGCGATCATCGCCGGCGCGAACGAGCGCGCCGAGACGGTCGCGACCCGCAAGGCGTCGCAGCAGGCGATCGAAGGGCTGGCCGCCGCGCTGCCCGAGCTGCTCGGCGGCTCGGCCGACCTGACCGGCTCGAACCTGACCAACTGGAAGGCCTCGAAGGCGGTCCGCGCGAATCCTGAAGGCGCGGGCGTGCTGCTCGGCAACCACATCAACTACGGCGTGCGCGAATTCGGCATGAGCGCCGCGATCAACGGCCTCGCGCTGCACGGCGGCCACAAGCCGTTCGGCGGCACGTTCCTGACGTTCTCCGACTACAGCCGCAACGCGCTGCGCGTGGCCGCGCTGATGAAGCTGCCGTCGATCTTCGTGTTCACGCACGACTCGATCGGTCTCGGCGAAGACGGCCCGACGCACCAGTCGGTCGAGCACGTGTCGAGCCTGCGCCTGATCCCGAACCACGACGTGTGGCGTCCGGCCGACACGGTCGAGACGGCCGTCGCGTGGACCCACGCGGTCGCAGCGGATCGTCCGTCGAGCCTGATCTTCAGCCGCCAGAACCTCGCGTTCAACCCGCGCACCGACTCGCAGATCGCCAACATCGAGAAGGGCGGCTACGTGCTGAAGGACTGGGACGAAGAGATCGTCGCGCGCAAGATCATCCTGATCGCGACGGGCTCGGAAGTCGAGCTCGCGATGAAGGCCGTCGAGCCGCTCGCGCAGCAGGGCATCGCGGCCCGCGTCGTGTCGATGCCGTCGACCAACGTGTTCGACCGCCAGGACGCCGAATACCGCGAACGCGTGCTGCCGCACGGCGTGCGCCGCGTCGCGATCGAAGCCGGCGTGACCGCCTTCTGGCACAAGTACGTCGGCCTCGAAGGCGGCGTCGTCGGGATCGACACGTTCGGCGAATCGGCGCCGGCCGGCGTGCTGTTCAAGTACTTCGGCTTCACCGTCGAGCACGTTGTCGAAACCGCGAAGGCCGTGCTGGCCTGA
- the gap gene encoding type I glyceraldehyde-3-phosphate dehydrogenase, which produces MTIRVAINGYGRIGRNTLRAFYENGKKHDLEIVAINDLGDAKTNAHLTQYDTAHGKFPGEVTVDGDYLVVNGDKIRVLANRNPAELPWGELGVDVVMECTGFFTTKEKASAHLKGGAKKVIISAPGGKDVDATIVYGVNHNVLKAEHTVISNASCTTNCLAPLVKPLNDKIGLETGLMTTIHAYTNDQVLTDVYHEDLRRARSATHSQIPTKTGAASAVGLVLPALNGKLDGYAIRVPTINVSIVDLSFIAKRDTTVEEVNAIMKEASEGALKGILGYNEAPLVSIDFNHNPASSTFDATLTKVSGRLVKVSSWYDNEWGFSNRMLDTAVAFANAK; this is translated from the coding sequence ATGACGATTCGCGTCGCAATCAACGGCTACGGCCGCATCGGCCGCAACACGCTGCGCGCGTTCTATGAAAACGGCAAGAAGCACGATCTCGAGATCGTCGCGATCAACGACCTGGGCGATGCGAAGACCAACGCGCACCTGACCCAGTACGACACCGCGCACGGCAAGTTCCCGGGCGAAGTGACGGTCGACGGCGACTACCTCGTCGTGAACGGCGACAAGATCCGCGTGCTGGCCAACCGCAACCCGGCCGAACTGCCGTGGGGCGAGCTGGGTGTCGACGTCGTGATGGAATGCACGGGCTTCTTCACGACCAAGGAAAAGGCGAGCGCGCACCTGAAGGGCGGCGCGAAGAAGGTGATCATCTCGGCGCCGGGCGGCAAGGACGTCGACGCGACGATCGTCTACGGCGTGAACCACAACGTGCTGAAGGCCGAGCACACCGTCATCTCGAACGCATCGTGCACGACGAACTGCCTCGCGCCGCTCGTCAAGCCGCTGAACGACAAGATCGGCCTCGAAACCGGCCTGATGACGACGATCCACGCGTACACGAACGACCAGGTGCTGACGGACGTCTATCACGAAGACCTGCGTCGCGCGCGTTCGGCCACGCACAGCCAGATCCCGACGAAGACGGGCGCGGCTTCCGCCGTCGGCCTGGTGCTGCCGGCACTGAACGGCAAGCTCGACGGTTACGCGATCCGCGTCCCGACGATCAACGTGTCGATCGTCGACCTGTCGTTCATCGCCAAGCGCGACACGACGGTCGAGGAAGTCAACGCGATCATGAAGGAAGCGTCGGAAGGCGCGCTGAAGGGCATCCTCGGCTACAACGAGGCGCCGCTGGTGTCGATCGACTTCAACCACAATCCGGCTTCGTCGACGTTCGATGCGACGCTGACCAAGGTGTCGGGCCGCCTCGTCAAGGTGTCGAGCTGGTACGACAACGAGTGGGGTTTCTCGAACCGCATGCTGGATACGGCTGTCGCGTTCGCGAACGCGAAGTAA
- a CDS encoding VOC family protein: MTDPRPANVPWLTPYLAVRNARAAIDFFKAAFGFELRDVHDEDGAIMHVEMAYHGQLIVMFAPEGAFGSTALTPKRANAIAPQSFYLYVDDVDATWQRALDAGAKSLTAPQDQFWGDRFAQIEDLDGYRWALARRLDT; encoded by the coding sequence ATGACCGATCCACGTCCGGCCAACGTGCCTTGGTTGACGCCCTACCTGGCCGTACGCAACGCGCGCGCGGCCATCGATTTCTTCAAGGCCGCATTCGGCTTCGAGCTGCGCGACGTGCACGACGAGGACGGCGCGATCATGCACGTCGAAATGGCCTATCACGGCCAGCTGATCGTGATGTTCGCGCCCGAGGGCGCGTTCGGCTCGACCGCGCTCACGCCGAAGCGCGCGAACGCCATCGCACCGCAATCGTTCTATCTGTATGTCGACGACGTCGACGCAACCTGGCAGCGGGCGCTCGACGCGGGCGCGAAATCGCTGACCGCGCCGCAGGACCAGTTCTGGGGCGACCGGTTCGCGCAGATCGAGGATCTCGACGGCTACCGATGGGCGCTCGCGCGCCGTCTCGACACATGA